The Bacteriovorax sp. BAL6_X genome window below encodes:
- a CDS encoding helix-turn-helix domain-containing protein codes for MDKVFLERPSVNEVLRDKIRKYKKEHSRLSSNQIARRLGLPPSTFHRLEMGDVKNPGLDICVTVLNGLCSKKETAEFVREYFPEVHESLYGYFQDVTKLEAHDKDIEKYFQEQLTYKMMLKASSAAGLVENEVLQDYGREGHKTFMKLAADGVFINKNGRFFLSDSDLRMSGYSANKVNELIYKELAEEFSLTQRNKKCSRSLWVESLNLEKVLPELRELTEEYDYKMKKIMMNPDNFGTDLVAYSSLLKKL; via the coding sequence ATGGATAAGGTTTTTCTAGAAAGACCTTCGGTAAACGAAGTTTTGCGGGACAAGATCAGAAAGTACAAAAAAGAGCATTCCCGCTTAAGTAGCAATCAAATTGCTAGAAGGCTTGGGCTTCCGCCTTCAACATTTCATCGCCTTGAAATGGGTGATGTTAAAAACCCTGGTCTCGACATTTGTGTCACAGTCCTAAATGGCCTGTGCTCAAAAAAAGAGACTGCGGAATTTGTGAGGGAATACTTCCCTGAGGTGCATGAGAGTTTGTATGGGTATTTTCAGGATGTAACTAAACTTGAAGCTCACGATAAAGATATTGAAAAGTATTTTCAAGAGCAACTTACTTATAAGATGATGTTAAAAGCGAGTTCAGCAGCAGGTTTAGTAGAGAATGAAGTACTTCAAGATTATGGTCGTGAAGGTCATAAAACTTTTATGAAGCTTGCGGCAGATGGAGTTTTTATAAATAAGAATGGAAGATTCTTTCTCTCTGATAGTGACTTAAGAATGAGTGGTTATTCTGCAAATAAGGTTAATGAGTTAATTTATAAAGAGTTGGCTGAAGAGTTTAGTTTGACACAAAGAAATAAAAAGTGCTCTAGGTCTTTATGGGTTGAATCTTTAAACTTAGAAAAAGTTCTGCCTGAGTTAAGAGAATTGACTGAAGAATATGATTATAAAATGAAAAAAATAATGATGAATCCAGATAATTTTGGAACAGACCTAGTTGCTTATTCATCATTACTAAAAAAACTATAA
- the ribD gene encoding bifunctional diaminohydroxyphosphoribosylaminopyrimidine deaminase/5-amino-6-(5-phosphoribosylamino)uracil reductase RibD — translation MENQASRDIAYMQMALNLAKLGEGTTSPNPMVGAVIVKDGIVLGKGWHKKAGLPHAEPEAISDVAVDQKAELKGATIYVTLEPCCHTNKRTPPCAHELLKHGFARVVVACLDPNPQVAGNGIKILEAAGIECKVGVLEEESKELNRVFFKSMQSKLPFVHLKLAQTLDGKLSTMTGDSKWITDESARKMVHAFRKRYDGVMVGRKTLNNDDPSLNIRFGLDDNGKIPYRIVMGSISKMDPLSKVFNDQHTKKTIIVTTGADYQSAPDDVVKFFTEKQIRIVFAKCDSNEIVIEDAMAQLKAIGVQSILVEGGGMLASTILKKKLADKMTIFVAPKILGNGIGYYDEQLDSMADALNFKNVEVKNIGSQAMFEIDTRS, via the coding sequence ATGGAAAATCAGGCTTCTAGAGATATTGCTTATATGCAAATGGCGCTTAATTTAGCGAAATTGGGTGAGGGAACAACTTCTCCCAATCCGATGGTTGGTGCTGTGATTGTAAAAGATGGGATTGTACTTGGAAAAGGTTGGCATAAAAAGGCCGGGCTTCCACATGCAGAACCTGAGGCAATCTCTGACGTGGCCGTAGATCAAAAGGCCGAACTTAAAGGCGCAACTATTTATGTAACGCTTGAGCCATGTTGTCACACAAATAAAAGAACACCTCCATGTGCACATGAATTATTAAAACATGGTTTTGCACGTGTTGTTGTCGCCTGCCTTGATCCAAATCCACAGGTTGCTGGAAATGGAATTAAGATTTTAGAAGCTGCAGGAATTGAGTGCAAGGTTGGCGTGCTTGAAGAAGAATCAAAAGAGCTTAATCGTGTTTTCTTTAAATCTATGCAAAGTAAGTTACCATTTGTTCATTTAAAACTTGCTCAAACTCTTGATGGAAAGCTATCTACAATGACAGGTGATTCGAAATGGATCACAGATGAAAGTGCCCGCAAGATGGTTCACGCTTTTAGAAAAAGATATGACGGTGTCATGGTTGGTCGTAAGACTCTTAACAACGATGATCCAAGCTTAAATATTCGTTTTGGCCTTGATGATAATGGGAAAATTCCATATCGAATTGTAATGGGCTCTATTTCTAAGATGGACCCACTTTCAAAAGTATTCAATGATCAGCACACGAAGAAAACGATAATTGTTACTACGGGAGCAGACTATCAATCTGCACCTGATGATGTTGTGAAGTTCTTTACTGAAAAACAAATACGAATTGTATTTGCTAAGTGTGATAGTAATGAAATTGTTATCGAAGATGCCATGGCACAACTAAAGGCCATCGGCGTTCAATCAATTCTAGTAGAAGGTGGAGGAATGCTTGCTTCGACTATTTTAAAGAAGAAGTTAGCGGATAAAATGACAATCTTCGTTGCACCTAAGATTTTAGGAAATGGTATTGGTTATTATGATGAGCAACTGGACTCAATGGCCGATGCTTTAAATTTCAAAAATGTAGAAGTTAAAAATATAGGATCTCAAGCAATGTTTGAGATTGATACGAGGTCATAG
- a CDS encoding ATP-binding protein, translated as MKIIVRDINQEVIDKLEVLNDLIHVIIGPRQVGKTTSVKQIAENVSYNSFYTTADGEISRSPEWLKVNYNNAINAGVELLIIDEIQKVENWAEALKELWEYREKGTMRVVVLGSSSLDLHRGLSESLAGRFYLHHFNHWSYPETLKLIDISFSDYLKYGGYPGSYVLLGSKRDWLHYIKNSIVDAVVSKDILSFTHVKSPALFRQSFDLICSYAAQEISYTKLLGQLQDKGNTDLVKNYIQLFEKAFLIKSLQKFSNKALKKKSSSPKLFPLAPSLFSSALDLDCDDEYYGHAFEISVLQELLKLPGEVYYWRERNAEVDFIYQEGKTIHAIEAKYKKSRSLKGLEAFSRLYPESKTYVVNKDNYLEVISKLSKI; from the coding sequence ATGAAGATAATAGTTCGTGATATAAATCAAGAAGTGATCGATAAGCTTGAAGTGCTTAATGATCTAATCCACGTCATTATTGGGCCTAGGCAAGTTGGTAAAACGACGTCTGTGAAACAAATTGCAGAAAATGTTTCATATAATTCATTCTATACTACAGCTGATGGTGAGATCTCTCGCTCTCCAGAATGGTTAAAAGTTAATTATAATAATGCTATTAATGCTGGCGTTGAGCTTTTAATTATTGATGAAATTCAAAAAGTTGAAAATTGGGCAGAAGCTTTGAAGGAATTATGGGAGTATCGGGAAAAAGGGACGATGAGGGTTGTTGTTCTTGGTTCTAGCTCTTTAGATCTTCACCGTGGATTGTCTGAGAGCTTGGCAGGCAGATTTTATCTTCATCATTTTAATCACTGGAGCTATCCTGAAACTTTAAAGCTCATTGATATTAGTTTTTCTGATTACCTTAAATACGGAGGTTATCCTGGATCTTATGTTTTACTGGGCTCGAAAAGAGATTGGCTCCATTATATAAAAAATTCAATTGTCGATGCAGTTGTAAGTAAAGATATTCTTTCATTTACACATGTAAAATCACCTGCACTTTTTAGACAGTCATTTGATTTAATTTGCAGCTATGCCGCTCAAGAGATTAGTTATACAAAGCTACTAGGTCAGCTCCAAGATAAAGGTAATACTGATCTTGTTAAAAATTATATTCAACTTTTTGAGAAAGCTTTTCTTATTAAATCACTACAAAAGTTTTCGAATAAGGCACTTAAAAAAAAGTCATCTTCACCTAAGCTATTTCCATTGGCCCCCTCACTATTTTCCTCTGCATTGGATCTAGATTGTGATGATGAATATTATGGCCATGCATTTGAAATATCTGTTTTACAAGAACTTTTAAAGCTGCCTGGTGAGGTCTATTATTGGCGAGAAAGAAATGCAGAAGTAGACTTTATTTATCAAGAAGGAAAGACGATTCATGCAATTGAAGCAAAATACAAAAAATCTCGTAGCTTGAAAGGTCTTGAGGCTTTCTCCAGGCTATATCCTGAATCAAAAACCTATGTTGTTAATAAAGACAATTATCTAGAGGTCATCTCTAAATTATCGAAAATATAA